The proteins below come from a single Rickettsiales bacterium genomic window:
- the hemE gene encoding uroporphyrinogen decarboxylase → MLDTLMHRAIRHEQIPHFPFWLMRQAGRYLPEYRAIREKAGGFLNMCYNPDMASEVTLQPIRRFDMSAAIIFSDILVIPHAMGVDVRFEQGEGPKLQKTLEYDKAKQLNTDIAKHIEPVCEALRKTRAQLDKSKSLIGFCGAPWTVASYMVEGGGSRDYENVRGFARREEKTFALIIEKIVESSIFYISSQVRAGADIIQIFDSWAGVLSEDEYQKWVIAPTQKLVNSFKALHPDIPVIGFPRGSGVKYQEFAEQVPVDVIGIDVQTPLKWALNAIRKPLQGNLDPVVLMHDKNTSVEQTKRILDEMQGRAFIFNLGHGILQHTPIENVEAICETIKNHSS, encoded by the coding sequence ATGTTAGACACACTTATGCACCGTGCCATCAGGCATGAACAGATTCCTCATTTTCCTTTTTGGCTCATGCGGCAGGCAGGCAGGTATTTACCGGAATACCGTGCTATCAGGGAAAAGGCAGGTGGTTTTCTCAATATGTGCTATAACCCGGATATGGCATCGGAAGTCACGCTTCAGCCAATCAGACGTTTCGACATGAGCGCAGCCATTATCTTTTCCGATATTCTCGTCATTCCCCATGCCATGGGAGTAGATGTCAGGTTCGAACAGGGTGAGGGACCTAAGCTTCAGAAAACGCTGGAATACGATAAGGCAAAACAACTCAATACCGACATTGCCAAACATATTGAACCTGTTTGCGAAGCGCTTCGAAAAACAAGAGCGCAGCTGGATAAATCCAAATCACTGATCGGGTTTTGCGGAGCACCCTGGACGGTTGCAAGTTATATGGTGGAAGGCGGTGGCAGCCGTGACTATGAAAATGTACGTGGGTTTGCAAGGCGGGAAGAAAAAACTTTTGCATTAATTATTGAAAAAATAGTTGAAAGTTCAATATTTTATATTTCAAGTCAGGTGAGGGCAGGAGCGGATATCATCCAGATTTTCGATTCCTGGGCGGGAGTATTATCCGAAGACGAATATCAAAAATGGGTGATTGCGCCGACTCAGAAACTGGTGAATAGCTTCAAGGCACTGCATCCAGATATTCCGGTCATCGGTTTTCCGCGCGGTTCAGGAGTTAAATATCAGGAATTTGCCGAACAGGTTCCGGTCGATGTTATAGGCATCGATGTCCAGACACCCCTTAAATGGGCTTTAAATGCCATCAGGAAGCCTTTGCAGGGTAATCTTGACCCGGTGGTACTCATGCATGATAAGAACACGTCTGTGGAGCAAACAAAACGCATTCTGGATGAAATGCAGGGCAGGGCGTTCATCTTCAATCTCGGTCACGGTATTTTACAACATACGCCGATTGAAAATGTCGAAGCGATCTGTGAAACGATTAAAAATCATTCCAGCTAA
- a CDS encoding Ppx/GppA family phosphatase, whose product MHIPYHQDTRRHSGEMPHEGRLGVIDIGSNSVRLVIYDAIKRTPLPIFNEKILCGLGKGLAISGKLNPEGKALAESSIKRFLALVRIMDVVELQVIATAAVRDASDGTEFVESLERKYRLNITVISGRKEAQLAAAGVFSSIYKASGLAGDLGGGSIELIGVDDGLIGEQTTIPIGPLRLLDTAKEDRLKTGKIIAKALDEETWLPGLKPKHFYAVGGSFRALAHIHMRRQDYPLEIVHHYTVKTPAMRKFLKDIIHASPEVLAKMPGAPAKRVESLVPAAQVLDRILEITHPADVVFCSSGIREGYLYERLTPYVRNEDSLIASCTDLASQNGRVPGYARELFNWMSPIFGRESDSEKRLRLAACILSELAWRIHPDYRAEWAFNRIIQSTITGLSHPERVTLALALYHRYQHKLKNNSQIVSLIKEKDRAWARTVGIAANLAFQLSGAMAGNLNNVSLALRKGRLEVAFNEESQDLLGDTVRKRIDGLGEAFKELMK is encoded by the coding sequence ATGCATATACCTTATCATCAGGACACAAGACGCCATTCCGGGGAAATGCCGCATGAGGGCAGGCTGGGGGTTATCGATATCGGCTCTAATTCCGTACGGCTGGTGATTTACGATGCGATCAAGCGCACACCGCTGCCGATTTTCAATGAGAAGATATTGTGCGGATTGGGCAAAGGGCTTGCCATTTCAGGAAAGCTGAACCCGGAAGGCAAGGCACTGGCGGAATCTTCCATCAAGCGTTTTCTTGCGCTTGTGCGTATTATGGATGTGGTGGAACTGCAGGTCATTGCCACAGCAGCCGTGCGTGATGCGTCCGACGGCACGGAATTCGTGGAAAGCCTGGAGCGCAAATATCGCCTGAATATTACCGTGATTTCCGGTCGCAAGGAAGCGCAGCTTGCAGCTGCGGGCGTATTTTCTTCCATTTATAAAGCTTCCGGCCTTGCCGGTGATCTGGGCGGCGGCAGTATTGAGCTGATCGGGGTGGATGACGGTCTTATCGGCGAGCAGACGACTATTCCTATCGGGCCGTTGCGCTTGCTCGACACAGCCAAGGAAGACAGGCTAAAAACCGGAAAAATTATTGCCAAAGCGCTGGATGAAGAAACGTGGCTCCCGGGTCTTAAGCCGAAGCATTTTTATGCGGTGGGAGGCAGTTTCCGTGCGCTTGCCCATATCCATATGCGCAGGCAGGATTATCCGCTGGAGATCGTGCACCATTATACGGTCAAGACACCAGCGATGCGCAAATTCCTGAAAGATATTATTCACGCATCACCGGAAGTACTGGCAAAAATGCCGGGAGCACCGGCCAAGCGCGTGGAGTCGCTCGTGCCCGCAGCACAGGTGCTGGACCGTATTTTAGAGATTACCCATCCGGCGGATGTTGTGTTCTGCTCAAGCGGCATCAGGGAAGGGTATCTCTATGAAAGGCTCACGCCTTATGTGCGTAATGAAGATTCCCTGATTGCATCCTGTACGGACCTTGCATCGCAAAATGGCAGGGTTCCGGGCTATGCGCGCGAGCTGTTCAACTGGATGTCACCGATATTCGGGCGCGAAAGCGACAGCGAGAAACGTTTGAGGCTGGCAGCCTGTATCCTGAGTGAGCTTGCGTGGCGCATCCATCCGGATTACCGGGCGGAGTGGGCGTTTAACCGTATCATTCAATCTACAATCACCGGACTTTCCCATCCGGAACGCGTGACGCTCGCACTTGCGCTTTATCATCGTTACCAGCATAAACTCAAGAATAACTCCCAGATTGTTTCCCTGATAAAAGAGAAGGATAGGGCATGGGCAAGGACGGTAGGCATTGCGGCCAATCTTGCATTCCAGCTTTCCGGCGCTATGGCAGGGAATCTCAATAATGTGTCGCTCGCGCTCAGGAAGGGAAGGCTGGAAGTGGCCTTCAATGAAGAATCGCAGGATCTGCTGGGAGATACGGTGCGCAAGCGGATCGATGGGCTGGGTGAGGCATTCAAGGAGTTGATGAAGTAA
- a CDS encoding DUF2946 family protein — protein sequence MLRRSRFGLLAFAMNLTSSTTKGMRPADRNSFLNTSRLVGTFLLWMLLLAVVTRSLIPVGYMPDFSGQGRGIFPLVACDGFSHEAASGHHHHHHHEDGQGNKPVLHELCPFASGAIASFSPALPVLAPQAVYIPAEITPFYVPPSGRQAVFANVSPRSPPFLS from the coding sequence ATGTTAAGACGTTCCCGCTTCGGCCTGCTGGCCTTCGCGATGAACCTGACGTCTTCGACGACTAAAGGGATGCGGCCTGCTGACCGCAATTCTTTCCTGAATACAAGCAGATTGGTTGGCACATTCTTGCTATGGATGCTGCTTTTAGCGGTGGTCACACGCAGCCTGATCCCCGTTGGCTATATGCCGGATTTCTCTGGTCAGGGCAGGGGTATATTTCCTCTTGTTGCATGCGATGGCTTTTCGCATGAGGCTGCAAGCGGACATCACCACCACCATCATCATGAAGACGGGCAGGGTAATAAACCGGTTCTTCACGAATTATGTCCGTTCGCCAGCGGCGCGATAGCGTCATTTTCTCCTGCCTTGCCAGTTTTAGCACCGCAAGCGGTTTATATTCCGGCAGAGATTACGCCTTTTTATGTTCCGCCTTCCGGCAGGCAGGCAGTTTTTGCCAATGTTTCACCGCGCTCGCCCCCATTCCTCTCCTGA
- a CDS encoding pyruvate, water dikinase regulatory protein: MKEFHLHLVSDSTGETVSSVARAAIVQFDGVEADEHIWSLVRTPAQLDKVIAGIRANPGVVMYTLVNKELRDRLKAECLKLSLPCIPILAQILSELTSYLGVESSLLPGRQHELDEKYFSRVEAINFTLAHDDGQATWDLQEADIVLVGVSRTSKSPTCVYLAHRGFKAANVPFVGGCPLPADLEGLTKPLVVGLTISPDRLIQIRRSRLQSLKQDEDTNYVDSERVQEEILASRRLYHKNKWPVIDVTRRSVEETAATIIQYFHERMDKQLDGHKAE; this comes from the coding sequence ATGAAAGAATTTCACCTGCATCTGGTTTCGGATTCGACCGGAGAAACTGTCAGCAGCGTGGCGCGCGCGGCCATCGTCCAGTTTGATGGCGTGGAAGCGGATGAGCATATCTGGTCGCTTGTGCGTACTCCGGCCCAGTTGGATAAAGTGATTGCAGGTATCCGCGCCAATCCCGGCGTGGTCATGTATACGCTGGTGAATAAAGAATTACGTGACCGTCTGAAGGCGGAATGCCTGAAGCTTTCTCTGCCGTGTATTCCGATCCTGGCGCAGATACTTTCCGAACTTACTTCTTATCTTGGCGTTGAAAGCTCATTATTGCCGGGCCGTCAGCATGAGCTGGATGAAAAATATTTCTCCCGCGTGGAAGCGATTAATTTTACGCTTGCGCATGATGACGGGCAGGCCACATGGGATCTGCAGGAAGCGGATATCGTATTGGTCGGCGTATCGCGCACTTCCAAATCGCCGACCTGCGTATATCTGGCGCATCGCGGTTTCAAGGCGGCGAATGTGCCTTTTGTCGGCGGGTGTCCTTTACCGGCCGATCTTGAAGGGCTAACCAAACCGTTAGTCGTCGGGCTCACGATCAGCCCTGACCGGCTTATCCAGATACGGCGCTCGCGCCTGCAATCGCTCAAGCAGGATGAAGATACGAATTATGTGGACTCCGAACGAGTGCAGGAAGAAATTCTGGCTTCGCGCAGGCTATACCACAAAAATAAATGGCCGGTGATTGATGTCACGCGTCGTTCGGTTGAAGAAACGGCAGCGACGATCATCCAGTATTTTCATGAGCGTATGGATAAACAGCTGGACGGACATAAGGCGGAGTAA